Sequence from the Segatella copri genome:
TTTCCTTTGGTGTTTTCGTACAATTTCTGTACTTTTGCACTTCAGAATAAACAATTCAACTGATTAATAAATGCAATACAGAAATATTGCAGCAACAACAATAACAAACCGGACTACCGATATAATGATGAAAAAATTTTTGATGCTTTATGCATTTTTAATGACCACTCTTTCTTTGTTTGCTCGCGAAGACAGGGTTAGTAATTTTGAGCAACTGATGCGGTTGCCCCGCATCGCCGAAACCGATATGGTGTCGTATCCTGGAGGCAAGTGTATGATGTATCGTCTTTATCTCAGAGACAAAGACCTCAGTCACACTCCCTTCTCGGTAAGTCGCCCGGCAGAATTCCTCTCTTCCCGTTCCATAGAGCGCAGAAAGAGGCAGAATCTGCCCATCGATGTTACCGATTTGCCTGTGGCTCCTGCTTATGAGCAGGCTGTAAGCGAGGCAGGCATCGAGATTGTGGGCAAGAGCAAGTGGAACAATACCCTGCTGGTCCGCATTCATAAGGAGAAGGAACTACGGAAACTGGATGAACTCGATTTCATCACACGGAAAATGAAGGTCTTCTCTGCTCCCGATTCTGTCAGTCAGCGCGTCAGAAGTAGCGTTCGCAGGGGATTGAACGATTGGACTGGTGGAGTAGGCGAATATGGTGCTGCCGATGCGCAGATCCAGTCGCTCAACGGCAAGCGGCTGCATGAAACCGGACATTTGGGCAGAGGAATGATGATTGCTGTCTTCGACGGCGGATTCATGAATGTGGATAAGATTCCGGCGCTGCATAATATCAGATTGGCGGGCGTTAAGGACTTTGTGGTTCCTCAATCCAAGAATGTTTTCGCCGAGATGGAGCATGGAACGATGGTGCTTTCTACGATGGCTGCCAACGAACCCGAAAGATTCGT
This genomic interval carries:
- a CDS encoding S8 family peptidase, translated to MRLPRIAETDMVSYPGGKCMMYRLYLRDKDLSHTPFSVSRPAEFLSSRSIERRKRQNLPIDVTDLPVAPAYEQAVSEAGIEIVGKSKWNNTLLVRIHKEKELRKLDELDFITRKMKVFSAPDSVSQRVRSSVRRGLNDWTGGVGEYGAADAQIQSLNGKRLHETGHLGRGMMIAVFDGGFMNVDKIPALHNIRLAGVKDFVVPQSKNVFAEMEHGTMVLSTMAANEPERFVGVAPEAQYLLVRCEDERTESLAEEDYWAFAAEYADSCGVDVINSSLGYHGFDDASTNHHYNEQDGNSTLISRTASMCADKGIICVNSAGNDGMGSWKKINFPADARNILTVGSVNEMGENAAFSAVGPTADGRIKPDVMAYGSPTCVITGRGNIINDNGTSFSSPLIAGMVACLWQALPQKTAKQIMKLVRLAGNNQHHPDNVFGYGVPDFWKAYQTGKAIR